In Streptomyces qaidamensis, one DNA window encodes the following:
- a CDS encoding NUDIX hydrolase, whose protein sequence is MTRASDTQDGPVVLSKEGLPGWLDPVVHAVETVRPTQLSRFLPPEDGGGRQSAVLVLFGEGTRGPELLLMERATSLRSHAGQPSFPGGALDPEDGDPSGDGPLRAALREAEEETGLDPSGVQLFGVLPRLYIPVSSFVVTPVLGWWREPSPVGVVDPNETARVFTVPVVDLTDPANRATTVHPSGHRGPAFLVESALVWGFTAGIIDRLLHFAGWERPWDREKQVPLDWRA, encoded by the coding sequence ATGACGCGCGCGAGCGACACACAGGACGGCCCGGTGGTGCTGAGCAAGGAAGGGCTGCCCGGCTGGCTGGACCCGGTGGTGCACGCCGTGGAGACCGTCCGGCCGACGCAGCTGAGCCGCTTCCTGCCGCCGGAGGACGGCGGCGGGCGGCAGTCCGCCGTGCTGGTCCTGTTCGGCGAGGGCACGCGTGGGCCGGAGCTGCTGCTCATGGAGCGTGCGACCTCCCTGCGCTCGCACGCCGGCCAGCCCTCCTTCCCGGGCGGCGCCCTCGACCCTGAGGACGGCGACCCGTCCGGTGACGGCCCGCTGCGGGCCGCCCTGCGCGAGGCGGAGGAGGAGACCGGCCTCGATCCCTCCGGCGTCCAGCTCTTCGGCGTCCTGCCCCGGCTCTACATCCCGGTCAGCAGCTTCGTGGTCACACCCGTGCTGGGCTGGTGGCGGGAGCCGAGCCCGGTCGGGGTGGTCGATCCCAACGAGACCGCCAGGGTCTTCACCGTGCCCGTGGTGGATCTCACGGATCCCGCGAACCGGGCGACCACCGTCCACCCCAGTGGCCACCGAGGTCCGGCATTTCTGGTCGAATCAGCCCTTGTCTGGGGTTTCACGGCCGGAATCATCGACCGGCTGCTGCACTTCGCGGGCTGGGAGCGGCCCTGGGACCGGGAGAAGCAGGTCCCGCTCGACTGGCGCGCATGA